A genomic stretch from Bifidobacterium sp. ESL0769 includes:
- a CDS encoding TIGR00730 family Rossman fold protein: MKITVYCGAASGDDPKYAAAAKRLGEWIAANDDELVYGGGGVGLMGIVAQAVLDGGGRVHGIMPQMLIDRNAAAKGLTTMEVVDDMDERKRRMMELGDVLIAFPGGPGTLEEIAEAFSWARIGLNNKPCVFFDFDGYWQPMAQMFDSMTAAGFLTAPDRAKLLFTDSYDEITRWAATYQPPKIRTFPERK; the protein is encoded by the coding sequence ATGAAGATCACGGTGTATTGCGGCGCGGCGAGTGGGGACGATCCGAAGTATGCGGCTGCGGCGAAGCGGCTCGGGGAATGGATTGCGGCGAACGACGACGAGCTGGTCTACGGTGGTGGCGGTGTCGGGCTGATGGGCATCGTTGCGCAGGCAGTGCTCGATGGCGGCGGCAGGGTGCACGGCATCATGCCGCAGATGCTGATTGACCGCAATGCCGCCGCGAAGGGTCTCACCACTATGGAGGTCGTCGACGATATGGACGAGCGCAAGCGCCGGATGATGGAACTCGGCGACGTGCTCATCGCGTTCCCTGGTGGTCCTGGCACGTTGGAGGAGATTGCGGAAGCCTTCTCGTGGGCGCGAATCGGCCTAAACAACAAACCTTGTGTTTTCTTTGATTTCGACGGTTACTGGCAACCGATGGCCCAGATGTTCGACAGCATGACCGCCGCCGGCTTCCTCACCGCTCCGGACCGTGCCAAGCTTCTCTTCACCGATTCCTACGACGAAATCACTCGCTGGGCTGCCACCTACCAGCCCCCAAAGATTCGCACCTTCCCCGAGCGGAAGTAA
- a CDS encoding ketopantoate reductase family protein yields the protein MKYGIIGAGAMGFRYGVLLQELAHQPVDYVEIWEPNLKKVKEQGGVYVSRDHEGRHLVKADIYSPEEYAAKGGDPDLWIIMVKQMDLQNYLTRCADAGLFKDHQVVFSAMNGWGHFEKILKYFPKERIYGGTAMVASAFNGPGDVDFIGKPGAGTMHICAMTEEVTPVEKEFVADLDKTGFNPQITQNFRGTCMAKVIFNSVINSLCTMYQITMGQFVSYPGYKDMATQLINEAYDALERSGFQPIQTRAKAIEEIDYVSRVANPLHYPSMYQDMSKGRKTEVDYINGYLAKVGRENDCPCRVQEFLTHGVHVAELAFQVHKKEAEEKAKAEVAIAK from the coding sequence ATGAAATACGGAATCATCGGCGCCGGAGCCATGGGATTCAGATACGGCGTGCTGCTGCAGGAGTTGGCGCACCAGCCGGTGGATTACGTTGAGATTTGGGAGCCGAACCTCAAGAAAGTCAAGGAGCAGGGCGGCGTCTACGTTTCCCGCGACCACGAAGGCCGTCACCTCGTCAAGGCCGATATCTACTCGCCGGAAGAGTACGCGGCCAAGGGTGGTGACCCAGACCTGTGGATCATCATGGTCAAGCAAATGGATCTGCAGAATTACCTCACCCGCTGCGCCGACGCGGGCCTCTTCAAGGATCACCAGGTCGTCTTCAGCGCCATGAACGGCTGGGGCCACTTCGAAAAGATCCTCAAATACTTCCCCAAGGAACGCATCTACGGCGGTACCGCGATGGTCGCGAGCGCCTTCAACGGCCCGGGTGACGTCGATTTCATCGGTAAGCCGGGCGCCGGCACGATGCACATCTGCGCGATGACCGAAGAGGTCACGCCAGTCGAGAAGGAATTCGTCGCCGACCTCGACAAGACCGGTTTCAATCCGCAGATCACGCAGAACTTCCGCGGCACCTGCATGGCCAAGGTCATTTTCAATTCAGTCATTAATTCGCTGTGCACAATGTACCAGATCACGATGGGCCAGTTCGTTTCCTACCCCGGCTACAAAGACATGGCCACGCAGCTGATCAACGAGGCCTACGATGCGCTCGAACGCTCCGGTTTCCAGCCGATTCAGACCCGCGCCAAAGCCATCGAGGAAATCGATTACGTCAGCCGCGTCGCCAACCCACTGCACTATCCGTCGATGTATCAGGACATGTCGAAGGGCCGCAAGACCGAGGTCGACTACATCAACGGCTACCTCGCCAAGGTCGGCCGCGAGAACGACTGCCCCTGCCGCGTTCAGGAATTCCTGACCCACGGTGTCCATGTCGCCGAACTCGCCTTCCAAGTCCACAAGAAGGAAGCCGAGGAAAAAGCCAAAGCTGAGGTCGCCATAGCCAAGTAA
- a CDS encoding 2-dehydropantoate 2-reductase produces MKYGIIGAGSMGFRFGVLFHNLVGRDVDYIDIWEPNLKAIKEQGGVYVSRDYENRHLEKVNVYTPEEYAAKGGDPDMWIIMVKQMQLQDYLTRCADAGLFKDHQVVFSAMNGWGHFEKILKYFPKDRVYGGTAMLGSSFIGPGEVDFQGKLGGGSMHICSMSGEVTPVEQELVDDFEKAHFNPIISHDLQGTCLAKIIFNSVVNSLCTMYQIRMGQFISYPGAMDMTTQLVNEAYDALERGGIQPIQTRAEAIHEVENSSKVVMPLHYPSMYQDMVAGRKTEVDYINGYIARVGRENDCPCRVHEFVTNGVHVAELAFQIHKKEAAEKAAAK; encoded by the coding sequence ATGAAATACGGGATTATTGGCGCAGGATCTATGGGCTTCAGGTTTGGGGTACTATTCCACAACCTGGTGGGCCGCGACGTCGATTACATCGATATCTGGGAGCCGAATCTGAAGGCAATCAAGGAGCAGGGCGGCGTCTACGTTTCCCGCGATTACGAAAACCGTCATCTGGAGAAAGTCAACGTCTACACGCCAGAAGAATACGCGGCCAAGGGCGGCGACCCGGACATGTGGATCATCATGGTCAAGCAGATGCAGCTGCAGGACTACCTCACCCGCTGCGCCGACGCCGGCCTTTTCAAAGACCATCAGGTCGTCTTCAGCGCGATGAACGGCTGGGGCCACTTCGAAAAGATCCTCAAATACTTCCCCAAAGACCGCGTCTATGGCGGCACCGCAATGCTCGGAAGCTCCTTCATCGGACCCGGCGAAGTCGATTTCCAAGGCAAGCTCGGCGGCGGCAGCATGCATATCTGCTCGATGAGCGGCGAGGTGACGCCGGTGGAGCAAGAGCTGGTCGATGACTTCGAAAAGGCCCATTTCAACCCGATAATTTCGCACGACCTGCAAGGCACCTGCCTGGCAAAAATCATCTTCAATTCCGTGGTCAACTCGCTGTGCACGATGTATCAGATTCGCATGGGCCAGTTCATTTCCTACCCAGGCGCGATGGACATGACCACGCAACTGGTCAACGAGGCTTACGACGCGCTGGAACGCGGCGGAATCCAGCCGATCCAGACTCGCGCCGAGGCCATTCACGAAGTCGAGAATTCCAGCAAGGTCGTCATGCCGCTGCACTATCCGTCGATGTATCAGGACATGGTCGCCGGTCGCAAGACCGAAGTTGACTACATCAATGGTTACATTGCTCGCGTCGGCCGCGAGAACGACTGCCCCTGCCGCGTGCACGAATTCGTAACCAACGGCGTCCACGTCGCCGAACTCGCCTTCCAGATTCACAAGAAGGAAGCCGCCGAAAAGGCCGCCGCCAAGTAA
- a CDS encoding DUF3995 domain-containing protein: MELLKHILIVLDIVMSVAILLVHAYWGCGGTKLTEYVLPAYKHNYKPHLMHVKAGDQPPAWAAWGVVFCFVVQIALLVWDWASPNIVVRVLLGVATLVFFVRFIGETNVVGIFKRERDTVFAYWDTRLYTPVCLVFALSLGALVFIG; encoded by the coding sequence ATGGAATTGCTGAAACATATCCTCATCGTGCTCGACATCGTGATGAGCGTGGCCATCCTTTTGGTACACGCCTACTGGGGCTGCGGCGGGACGAAACTGACCGAATACGTGCTGCCGGCCTACAAGCACAATTACAAGCCGCATCTGATGCATGTCAAGGCAGGCGACCAGCCGCCGGCATGGGCCGCGTGGGGAGTGGTCTTCTGCTTTGTTGTGCAGATTGCGCTGCTTGTGTGGGACTGGGCGAGTCCCAACATTGTGGTGCGCGTGCTGCTCGGCGTCGCGACGCTTGTGTTCTTCGTCCGTTTCATCGGTGAAACGAACGTGGTCGGCATCTTCAAGCGCGAGCGCGACACGGTTTTCGCCTACTGGGACACGAGGCTATACACACCAGTTTGCCTCGTTTTCGCCCTGAGCCTTGGCGCTTTGGTCTTTATTGGCTAA
- a CDS encoding aminotransferase class I/II-fold pyridoxal phosphate-dependent enzyme, with protein sequence MKYDFTSIMDRHGKDAIAVDGLGAAPGFAPDPPKDGFDVIPMWVADMNFPTVPTIQDAIIERAKHPAFGYFRPTDEYFNSIIDWQKTRNGVTNLKPEDIGYENGVLGGVVSTVTSFAAPGDSVLLHSPTYVGFTNAIESNGYHIVHSLLKRDENGVWRMDFEDMDKKLKENNIHVAVFCSPHNPCGRVWERWEIEKAMEVYRENDCIVISDEIWSDIILGDHKHIPTQSVSEDARNRVAAMYAPSKTFNLAGLVGSYHIIYNKYLRDRVTSKGAKPEYNAMNVLSMHALIGAYKPEGHEWVDELRQVLTGNIDYVCDYFTEHFPEVTFGHPEGTYMIFLDCSAWCEAHNVTLDELLKRAWNVGVAVQDGRQFKAPCAIRMNVALPLSRVQEAMERLSKYVFVD encoded by the coding sequence ATGAAGTACGATTTCACGTCGATTATGGATCGGCACGGCAAGGATGCGATTGCGGTTGATGGACTTGGCGCAGCGCCAGGATTTGCGCCGGATCCGCCGAAGGATGGGTTTGACGTCATCCCGATGTGGGTGGCCGACATGAATTTCCCCACCGTTCCCACGATTCAGGACGCGATTATCGAGCGCGCCAAGCACCCTGCGTTCGGCTATTTCCGCCCGACTGACGAGTACTTCAATTCGATTATCGACTGGCAGAAAACGCGTAACGGCGTAACTAACTTGAAGCCGGAAGATATCGGTTATGAAAACGGCGTTTTGGGCGGGGTTGTTTCCACTGTTACTTCGTTCGCGGCGCCCGGTGATTCCGTGTTGCTGCATAGCCCGACCTATGTCGGCTTCACCAATGCCATCGAATCCAACGGCTACCACATCGTTCACTCGCTGCTCAAGCGCGACGAAAACGGTGTATGGCGCATGGATTTCGAGGATATGGATAAAAAGCTCAAGGAAAACAACATCCACGTCGCCGTCTTCTGCAGCCCGCACAACCCCTGCGGCCGCGTCTGGGAGCGTTGGGAGATCGAAAAGGCGATGGAGGTTTACCGCGAAAACGATTGCATAGTCATTTCCGATGAAATTTGGTCTGATATCATTCTTGGCGATCACAAGCACATCCCGACTCAGTCGGTGAGCGAGGACGCGCGCAACCGTGTCGCCGCGATGTATGCGCCGAGCAAGACCTTCAATCTGGCCGGACTCGTGGGTTCGTACCATATCATCTACAACAAGTACCTGCGCGACCGCGTCACGTCGAAGGGCGCGAAGCCCGAGTACAACGCCATGAACGTGCTCTCGATGCATGCGCTGATCGGCGCCTACAAGCCTGAAGGCCACGAGTGGGTGGACGAGCTGCGGCAGGTGCTCACCGGCAACATCGATTACGTCTGCGACTACTTCACCGAGCATTTCCCGGAGGTCACGTTCGGTCATCCCGAAGGCACCTACATGATCTTCCTCGACTGCTCCGCTTGGTGCGAGGCGCACAACGTCACGCTCGACGAGCTCCTGAAACGAGCATGGAACGTCGGCGTCGCCGTGCAGGACGGCCGCCAGTTCAAGGCTCCGTGCGCGATCCGCATGAACGTCGCCCTCCCGCTTTCCCGCGTTCAAGAGGCGATGGAGCGCCTGTCGAAGTACGTTTTCGTCGACTGA